The proteins below are encoded in one region of Paramisgurnus dabryanus chromosome 2, PD_genome_1.1, whole genome shotgun sequence:
- the sdr16c5b gene encoding epidermal retinol dehydrogenase 2 codes for MNFVLETLRVLVMSLLYNIEAFVRLFVPRRRKSVTGELVLLTGAGSGIGRLMALEFASLGARLVLWDINKEGNNETARMVKEAHGVRAHVYTCDCSVREEVYRVANQVKREVGDITILINNAGVVTGKKFMDCPDALIQKTMEINSLAHFWTYKAFLPAMIAANHGHLVSIASSAGLIGVNGLADYCASKFAAVGFAESMALELLANGCDGVKTTIVCPFFINTGMFEGANTKWPRLMPILEPDYACRKIVDAVRRDQVLLCIPSSMYISLALKSILPTKVGVLLGEYLGAFNFMAKFKGHGTKSD; via the exons ATGAACTTCGTGTTGGAGACGCTGCGCGTGCTCGTCATGTCGTTGCTCTATAACATTGAAGCGTTTGTTCGGTTGTTTGTGCCGCGTCGCAGAAAGAGTGTGACCGGGGAGCTCGTGCTTTTGACCGGAGCGGGCAGCGGCATCGGGCGCCTGATGGCCCTGGAGTTCGCGAGCCTGGGAGCGCGCCTCGTCCTGTGGGATATCAACAAGGAGGGCAACAATGAGACAGCGCGAATGGTTAAAGAAGCGCACGGTGTGCGCGCGCACGTGTACACCTGCGACTGTAGCGTCAGGGAGGAGGTGTACAGGGTCGCGAACCAG GTGAAGCGTGAGGTTGGTGATATCAcaattttgataaataatgcaGGAGTTGTTACTGGGAAGAAATTCATGGATTGCCCGGATGCACTGATACAGAAGACTATGGAGATCAACAGCCTGGCTCACTTCTGG ACGTACAAGGCATTTCTCCCAGCAATGATTGCAGCTAATCACGGACATCTGGTCAGCATCGCGAGTTCTGCTGGGCTTATTGGAGTCAATGGACTGGCAG ATTATTGTGCGAGTAAATTTGCTGCGGTTGGCTTTGCTGAGTCCATGGCTCTTGAGCTCTTGGCCAATGGCTGTGATGGAGTGAAGACCACCATAGTCTGCCCCTTCTTCATTAACACTGGCATGTTTGAAGGAGCTAACACAAA aTGGCCCAGACTCATGCCTATTCTGGAGCCGGATTATGCGTGTAGAAAAATTGTGGATGCTGTTCGAAGGGATCAGGTTTTACTATGCATACCTAGTAGCATGTACATCAGCCTTGCCTTGAAGAG TATTTTACCCACTAAAGTTGGTGTGCTGCTTGGTGAATATCTGGGAGCTTTTAACTTCATGGCAAAATTCAAAGGTCATGGAACAAAGAGCGACTAA